Genomic window (Drosophila albomicans strain 15112-1751.03 chromosome X, ASM965048v2, whole genome shotgun sequence):
GAATACTAGATTCTTCACATAATTTAGAACTCGATATTTTAACAACTATCATAGAAAAACATCGATAATTGAATGTTGCCATCGATATGTTTGTCAAAGTGCGACACAACTCAGCCTAGCTACAATTGGAAAACATTGTAAACACATCaaatagcaataataacaatacaaatcaaaagcaatataatttaacaaaaaaaatgcgtAAGACGCATATTGGACGTATGTAACTTGTAACGTGGATGGTTAACAAAAGCCACGGTCGTTAAAGGTAATACAACGtaaagcaagaaaaatataaatccacacacgcacacacatacgcatgtAAAAAGAcgaaagaataaataataaagcgGACAACGACAGCGAAAAGTGCGCGCTGCATAGcacagcaaattaattaattacaaaggTGAGTGACATCCCTAGCGAaggaaaaatgcaaaatattgtttaattgtgttttttttgggcaACTGTGCTAACTGTTAAATTGTTCTTTCTTctcacatgcacacacacacacatgcataacaaatgcaaTCATCACTCACACAATTGCAATGCGTAGTTATACAATAATGAGCAGCCAGGGGGGGCATCGGACGCCATGCAGCTTTGCCGCCGGCAGCATGACAACCGTGGCccgcaacaaaagcaacaacaacaacaatacaacagACTCCTCGGGCGGCAATTATAAAGGCGCCGAATACAGCAATGAAATTGATCTGGGAGAACGCTTCTCGGTGGACATTGCCCGACTCTGCATGAACGATCGCTACTCGGATGTGGAATTCGTGGTCGAGGAGCAACGTTTACCGGCACATCGGGCCATACTCGCAGCACGCAGCGAATACTTTCGGGCGCTCCTTTATGGCGGCATGTCGGAGACGTCGCAGCGACAGATCGCATTGGATGTGCCGTTGGATTCGTTTAAGGTGCTGTTGCGTTACATTTACTCGGGCACACTGTCGATGGCGACGCTGGACGATGATGCGATCATTGGCATCTTGGGCATGGCCAATCAGTATGGCTTCCAGGATCTAGAGATGGCCATCTCCAACTATTTGCGTCAATATCTCACGTTGAACAATGTGTGCATGATATTGGATGCGGCGCGTCTGTACAATCTGGAGGAGCTCACACAGGTCTGTCTCATGTTCATGGATCGCAATGCCgaagagctgctgctgcacgaTTCCTTCAAAATGCTCTCAAGGGTGAGGATAATGGATATTCTTCTTCGTTCAGTTCTCTTTACACTCTTGATCTCTTAACCCTAGGAATCGTTGGAGGAGGTGCTGCGTCGTGACTGCTTCTTTGCATCCGAAGTGCAAATCTTTTTGTCCGTTTGGAAATGGAGTCGCTACAATCCcgatattgatattgaaacGGTGGTCTCCTTGGTGCGTCTACCGCTAATAAGTCTGGAGGATCTGTTGCAAGTGGTGCGTCCATCGGGCATCCTGAAGCCCGAAATACTCGATGCCAAAATCCTTGATGCCATCGATGAGTGCAGCACATCGAAAACGTTACCCTATCGTGCTGCATTGTGGCCGGAAGAGAATGTGGCCACAGCGAAATTCATGTCGCGTTGCATTCAGGGCGAATGTCGTTCCGCTTTGCTGGACGGTGATGTCACCTCGTATGACATGGAGCATGGTTATACACGTCATTGCATCAGCGATTGCAATGATGATGGCATCGTTGTCGAACTCGGCACCATGTGCATGATTAATCACATTCGCATGCTGCTCTGGGATCGTGATAGTCGCGCCTATTCGTATTTCGTTGAGGTCTCGGGCGATCAACAGCATTGGGAACGTGTCATCGATTATAGCAAATATCATTGCCGCTCCTGGCAGTATTTGTACTTTGAGGCGCGCCCCGTGCGTTTCATACGTCTCGTGGGCATTCAGAATACAGTGAATCGGGTAAGTACAACTTTctctcctcttcctctctgcATATAGTTCATCACATCCTTTGCAGGTCTTTCATTTGGTGGGCTTGGAGGCAACGCATACAGCGAATGTGCCCAAGCTGGTTGATGGCTTTGTGGCGCCCGATGTCAATGTGGCCACCGTCGAGATGAGCGCCATTGTCACGGATGGCGTCAGTCATACACGGAATGGTCTCATCAATGGTGATTATACCGGCTACGATTGGGATTCGGGTTATACGTGTCATCAGCTGGGCAGCGGCGAGATTGTTGTGCGTTTGGGTCAACCTTACTATGTGGGATCGATGCGTTTGCTATTGTGGGATTGCGATGATCGCACCTATAGCTACTACATTGAGACGTCAACGAATCGCAAGAATTGGCAAACTGTGGTCGACAAACGTACGGAGAAGGCGCGCTCCTGGCAGAATTTACACTTTGCGCCACGTCCCATTGTCTTTATACGCATTGTGGGCACCAGGAATACAGCAAATGAGGTGAGTCGAATTGAGTTTAATCGTGTAATATGTTTATAACACTTTCTTTTGTAGATCTTTCATTGCGTGCACTTGGAGTGCCCGACACAGGACAAAGAATTCCTCAAGCAGATTGCTGAGATGAACCTCAAGAAGGAACAGAACAAGGATAAAGACGAGCATGAGCTGGACGATGATGTGGCTAGCACATCGCGTGCAGCGGCTGCTTTAACGCTGGACGAACGCGTTGAGTTTCCTGTTTCACCTGGCAGCGATTCGTTGGCCCGTTGGCCGCCGCATGTCAATGGCGATCTGGACCTCTTTAAACGTTCAACAGCCGAAGCGAATCGCGATCCACTCGATACGTCTGGCACATCGACAACGCCATCATCGACGCCCCCAAcaccaacgacaacagcagctcgCTCTCCCGCACGCTCCAGCGAGCCGGCGCAGCGACAAGCGCCAGTGCCTGCAGAGCCGGAAGTTGCGCAACTTGTTGAGCTGGGCAATAGTGATCAACAAGCGGAGCAAGCGCAACAGCAGACGGATCGCTAAATCTCGACTTCGACTGTGCGAAACCCCTTTTTATACGTgatcgtttttttttacaaaatgtCACAACTCGAAATACTCCTGTGGTCAAATGCGCTGCTTATTCTAAATATGTTTACTTACATCCGAAAAACGTTGCGatacaatattattgttatacgCACTTCAGCGTCATTTACGTTTTATTTAAGCAATACTaatttatacacatatatatatatccaatTACTGCAAGTACCATATGCTAAAATCTTACCCTCCCCCCTcttaattaagtaattaatttaatgaattcacGCAACCCAGCCAAATTGTGTTGACGGAAAACAAATTGTATCAATGTCAGTCGGCGTCCTTATTACACTTAATGTACAAATTACGATATATACTTAAATTAATGGCATTATTCGAATTATCTTACCTACCTCTCACTTTGTTGATGCTGTTTTTTCGTTACAAAATTCCTTCGAGttaagagcaaaacaaaaaatgtaaatggttgcaattgtttatttcTGTGTACACCttaagattttaatttattgccaaaacattttgttaCAACATGTAATGCACTTAATAAATACGAACTATGTAGTAATCAATCATTTAATTCTTGATTCAAAAAGAAGCGCCTTAACTTGCGATATGTTATCGATAATCGGATACGTCGTGCGCACTGTTTGctgatatttttttcaaatccAATTTGTGGTCACACTGCTCGCTCAGATGGAATTTTGACAATGTGTGCGTTCGGCGGCGGTGTGCGAGGCATCTGAATAGAGCAAAAggaataaagtataaataaatagtttgtGAAATTTGCGCGCGCACATGAGCGACATGTTGCCATCGTTGCCGTTCCCCATGCATCCCAAGATGCATGAGGATCCGGCGCTAGCGTTTTCGGCGAAAGAGGATGAAGAGGAGCGCCGTCACATACAGAAGGTGCAGAATGCCTTCAAGTACTACAGGTGGGTGATCAAATGCGATTTGTTTACAAACGCTTAATAACTCGCCGCCTCATTACCCCCTTCATTCATACTgcaaacgcaaacacacacacacacacatgcacgaCCCCCACCATGCGACATGTTTATGCTTGTCATGTGTGTGCTGATAACGAAAATCAATTAAAGCGGCTTTGGCCAATGTgaacatatgcatatgtatgaatgaatgtgtgagtgtgtgtgtgtgtatgcaaatgTAGGACATTCACTTGTAATCGAATCGCCGGCTCAACTATctcctcactctctctctctctttctaccCTTATTGTGCAGACCATATGCCTATCTGAGGCTTAAGAAGAAATGGGATTATCTGCATAGCTTATCGGCGGACGATCAGCGACTGCTTTCAAAATACCGCACGCATTTGGATACCGTTGGCAACGGTATTGATTGCAATCAGGCTGTGATTCGTGAGATTTTGCGTGATCGTGTGCTGTATCCCACAGGCGATGGCAGCGGCAGTGCCGGCGATaccgataacgataacgaaaCCGATGAACCGCCAGCACACGTGCGACACGGCGACATGGACCAAGTGAGTAATAAGTACTGTTGGGAtagtcgctctctctctctctctctctctatctttctatCATTTACATTGCACAGTGTGCAACAAGTGGTAATTGACATTCCAATTGGGATATTATAATGGGGTTCTAATCAGCATGATTGTTTATGTTATCgacagttttttttctctattttgaAGCCTGCGCAAAATAATCATTCACAGTGACTTTGCAACAagattaaatatgtaataagaAACTAATTATGTTGAGCTAACTTCTGCAGTATATAgcgtatatatatgtatatatgtagtCCCGATCTGTTGTGTTTCTTAAACAAAAATCTCGAAATGATAATCGAACTAAGTAACAGAAATttttctacaaatattttctatgcagaatacaaaataaattaaatgtcataatttctatatatattaatttcaagtttccaataaaatgtattaatagtTTTCAGGATTATAGCAAAGAAAACCGAgagttttaaaatactaaaaacgtAAGGGTATTGGCATTGTCGGCTTGGCCGAAATGAATTTCTATAGCTCTAttgaaaaaatgcaaaacgaaaTTTCTATCTCAGACTAAGTTTCTTGTTGGTGGtcatgatgatgacgatgatgatgatgatcatgttgtggctgatgatgatgatgatgttgttgaaCCTCTCAAAATTTTAAAGGCTCAATCAACGCTGAAACTGATTGCCCGAGACTGGAGCGCCGAATGCGCCATCGAGCGAGAACAATCCTACAAACCGATCATTGACAGCATCGAGGAATACTACAAGCCCAGCGACTAGTAAGTactataaacaaaagcaattcatTACTCATTTCTTTTTACAATTATGGGTAATACCTAAAGTAGTGGTATTCTTTatcattgtatattttgaaaagctttagtttggtatttttattttataaacttttctGGGAgtttcaaaataaacataGCTTCATATTatgaacaagtaagaaggctacagtcgagtgtgctcgactgtgagataacTGTTACCAAAcgcagtgcggtattattcttaaaatatactaaacgaacataccacaaatatactaaaatagtCCACATAGTgcctatttttaataaaagcaaaaactgtggtattattcctaaaatataccaactgaatatactgcaaatatactaaaagtgacaccgatttttaataaaacaaaaaacagtgcggtattattcttaaaatatactaaacgaacataccacaaatatactaaaatacaccaCATAGtgcccatttttaataaaagcaaaaacagtgcggtattcttaaaatataccaactgaaTATACCGcgaatatactaatatactaaaatataccaagtgccaccgattttttataaaaagaaaaacagtgcagtattattcttaaaatataccaactgaatatactgcaaatatactata
Coding sequences:
- the LOC117569908 gene encoding BTB/POZ domain-containing protein 9; the protein is MSSQGGHRTPCSFAAGSMTTVARNKSNNNNNTTDSSGGNYKGAEYSNEIDLGERFSVDIARLCMNDRYSDVEFVVEEQRLPAHRAILAARSEYFRALLYGGMSETSQRQIALDVPLDSFKVLLRYIYSGTLSMATLDDDAIIGILGMANQYGFQDLEMAISNYLRQYLTLNNVCMILDAARLYNLEELTQVCLMFMDRNAEELLLHDSFKMLSRESLEEVLRRDCFFASEVQIFLSVWKWSRYNPDIDIETVVSLVRLPLISLEDLLQVVRPSGILKPEILDAKILDAIDECSTSKTLPYRAALWPEENVATAKFMSRCIQGECRSALLDGDVTSYDMEHGYTRHCISDCNDDGIVVELGTMCMINHIRMLLWDRDSRAYSYFVEVSGDQQHWERVIDYSKYHCRSWQYLYFEARPVRFIRLVGIQNTVNRVFHLVGLEATHTANVPKLVDGFVAPDVNVATVEMSAIVTDGVSHTRNGLINGDYTGYDWDSGYTCHQLGSGEIVVRLGQPYYVGSMRLLLWDCDDRTYSYYIETSTNRKNWQTVVDKRTEKARSWQNLHFAPRPIVFIRIVGTRNTANEIFHCVHLECPTQDKEFLKQIAEMNLKKEQNKDKDEHELDDDVASTSRAAAALTLDERVEFPVSPGSDSLARWPPHVNGDLDLFKRSTAEANRDPLDTSGTSTTPSSTPPTPTTTAARSPARSSEPAQRQAPVPAEPEVAQLVELGNSDQQAEQAQQQTDR